The sequence TCCTCGAAACCCACAATGCCCGGATCGACGTGATCCGGGCCGAGCGCCTCGCGGAACTCGGGGACGACCCCGGAGTGCGCGACTGGATCGAGTGCCTGATCCGACCCGAGATCGAACACCTCGTCAGCCTGGGGGCGCCGTCGCACTACGCGCGGTTCTGCGCGCACATGGCGGCCGATCCGCAGACGGGCTACCTCCTGTACGAGTCAGTCGCGGTGTCGCATCCGCTCACCGAGGTGATGACCGGGTTCTACCGCGCTCTCCCCTCGATACCCAAGCGCGTGATGGACGCGCGCGTGAGCATGTCGCAGAACATGATCATCCACTCTTTGGCCGACATCGAGCGGTCGATCGAGGATGCCGAAGCCTCGACCATCGCCGACCAATGGTCCGATCACTGCGATCTCCTGGTGGACGGGGCCGTCGGCCTCTGGCTCGCGCCGACGACAAGCCGCTGATCACAGGCTTCCCCACCGTACGGGAGATGTGAAGCGGGTCACACTATCGCCGGGAAGCCTT is a genomic window of Gordonia sp. SID5947 containing:
- a CDS encoding TetR family transcriptional regulator; translation: MFVVASRSDQTARTRERLLAAAEQLFALHGIAGVSSRQISKAAGQGNNYAVGHHFGDKTGLIRSILETHNARIDVIRAERLAELGDDPGVRDWIECLIRPEIEHLVSLGAPSHYARFCAHMAADPQTGYLLYESVAVSHPLTEVMTGFYRALPSIPKRVMDARVSMSQNMIIHSLADIERSIEDAEASTIADQWSDHCDLLVDGAVGLWLAPTTSR